A DNA window from Gemmatimonadaceae bacterium contains the following coding sequences:
- the plsX gene encoding phosphate acyltransferase PlsX: MARIALDAMGGDFAPRATIAGALQALDERQDGQTVQLVGQTTVIEKQLAELLSGELAHCAHVRGHIEIVEAPDNIEMAEKPTAALRRKPNNPMAVGIKLQVDGRSDAFVSAGNTGAQMAVSAVLLGLHPGLKRPPVSTILPTSREPIVFLDSGANVDCSAAELVQFAWLGAIYAECAFGRPNPAVGLLSIGEEESKGNAVSKDAYPLFRDAGFNFQGNIEGRDLPAGASHRGPLDVVVCDGFTGNIVLKFYEGVIPMILEIMERDAEIDMPRVRKSLGALDSSLYGGAPLLGVRGVSMICHGNSTPRAIKNAIGAAVRAVETRMNERIGEKLAAVESMAGETRTAS; the protein is encoded by the coding sequence TTGGCGCGGATCGCGTTGGACGCCATGGGGGGCGATTTCGCACCCCGGGCAACTATCGCAGGAGCGCTTCAGGCACTCGATGAGCGGCAGGACGGTCAGACTGTGCAGCTCGTGGGGCAGACGACAGTCATCGAAAAGCAGCTCGCCGAGCTTCTCAGCGGCGAGCTTGCGCATTGTGCGCATGTCCGCGGCCACATCGAGATCGTCGAAGCTCCCGACAACATCGAGATGGCGGAGAAACCGACCGCCGCTCTGCGCAGGAAACCGAACAATCCGATGGCGGTCGGCATCAAGCTCCAGGTTGACGGCCGGTCCGACGCGTTCGTTTCCGCCGGCAACACGGGCGCACAGATGGCGGTCTCCGCCGTGCTGCTCGGCCTCCACCCGGGGCTCAAGCGGCCGCCGGTCTCGACCATCCTGCCGACGTCGCGTGAGCCGATCGTATTTCTCGATTCCGGCGCCAACGTGGATTGCTCTGCCGCCGAACTGGTGCAGTTCGCGTGGCTTGGTGCGATCTACGCTGAATGCGCATTCGGCCGCCCGAATCCGGCCGTTGGCCTTCTCAGCATCGGTGAGGAGGAGTCGAAGGGCAACGCCGTATCCAAGGACGCATACCCACTCTTCCGCGATGCCGGCTTCAATTTCCAGGGAAACATCGAGGGACGAGACCTTCCCGCTGGGGCGAGCCACCGCGGACCGCTCGACGTCGTCGTCTGTGACGGATTCACCGGCAACATCGTGCTCAAGTTCTACGAAGGCGTAATTCCAATGATCCTCGAGATAATGGAGCGCGATGCGGAGATCGACATGCCGCGCGTAAGAAAGTCCCTCGGCGCGCTCGATTCGTCGTTATACGGCGGAGCTCCTCTGCTCGGCGTGCGCGGAGTGAGCATGATCTGTCACGGAAACTCGACGCCGCGCGCCATCAAGAACGCAATCGGCGCGGCGGTGCGGGCGGTGGAGACGAGAATGAACGAGCGCATCGGCGAGAAACTGGCCGCGGTCGAGTCAATGGCGGGCGAGACGAGGACGGCATCATGA
- a CDS encoding beta-ketoacyl-ACP synthase III, with protein MKRPIAAVMATGRGIPGHVMTNYDFAAIGIETSHEWIVERSGIVERHIAKEGDTTCSMAATAARKAMERAGVHPGQLDAIVLSTATPDRLLPATAVDLQAALGASRAAAFDIGAACSGWLYGMTVAEGLIASGVAETILVVASEKMSSIVDWKDRATCVLFGDGAGAVILQRSRTGRGILSAFLRSDGKLADLLYRPSGGATIPMSPEVLAERSYLVRMAGREVFKHAVRSMSEAADRALDAARLTSADIDLLIPHQANVRIIEATAKHSNIPMDKVYVNVDRYGNTSSASIPIAIDEAVEKGIINEGSTVLLVAFGAGFTWASMIIRF; from the coding sequence ATGAAGAGACCAATCGCTGCGGTGATGGCGACAGGCCGCGGGATTCCCGGGCACGTGATGACGAATTATGACTTCGCGGCCATCGGGATCGAGACGTCGCACGAGTGGATCGTCGAGCGCTCGGGGATCGTCGAGCGCCATATCGCGAAGGAAGGTGATACTACCTGCTCCATGGCGGCGACGGCCGCCCGGAAGGCGATGGAGCGGGCGGGCGTTCATCCGGGTCAGCTCGACGCCATCGTGCTCAGCACGGCTACTCCCGACCGGTTGCTGCCGGCGACGGCGGTGGACCTGCAGGCGGCGCTCGGCGCATCGCGCGCGGCGGCATTCGACATCGGTGCTGCGTGCTCGGGATGGCTGTACGGCATGACGGTGGCGGAAGGGTTGATCGCCTCGGGCGTCGCCGAGACGATTCTCGTCGTCGCGTCGGAGAAGATGAGCTCGATCGTGGACTGGAAGGACCGCGCAACGTGTGTTCTGTTCGGCGACGGAGCGGGCGCCGTGATTCTTCAGCGCTCGCGCACCGGCAGAGGAATTCTTTCCGCGTTCCTGCGGAGCGACGGGAAGCTGGCGGACCTGCTCTATCGTCCGAGCGGCGGCGCGACGATCCCGATGAGCCCGGAGGTTCTCGCCGAGCGCAGCTACCTCGTGCGAATGGCCGGCCGCGAAGTGTTCAAGCATGCGGTGCGGTCCATGTCGGAAGCCGCCGATCGCGCGCTCGACGCGGCGCGCCTGACCAGTGCGGACATAGATCTGTTGATACCGCACCAGGCCAACGTCAGGATAATCGAGGCCACGGCCAAGCATTCCAATATTCCGATGGACAAGGTCTACGTGAACGTTGACCGCTACGGGAACACGTCTTCCGCCTCGATTCCCATCGCCATTGATGAGGCCGTCGAAAAGGGAATAATCAATGAAGGCTCGACGGTTCTGCTCGTCGCGTTTGGCGCCGGTTTCACCTGGGCGTCCATGATCATCCGCTTCTAG
- the fabD gene encoding ACP S-malonyltransferase, whose protein sequence is MLLFPGQGSQKPGMGKDLADAFPGARRVFEEVDEAIGMSLSTLCFEGPADDLTATLNAQPALLAHGAAVWSIVKARLGASVRAAAGHSLGEHTAYHAAGSTTLADAARLVRRRGQLMYETGVTRPGAMAAVLGKLDDSIESLCELATRSAGLVVPANYNTAEQIVVSGEVAGVEKLMGLAMLNGARRAVRLPVSGAFHSPLMEPAVAGFSEAVAATEFGEPAFPVYSNVTEEPSSSAADARDLLVRQLTSPVRWTGEITRMAALYPDALYVEMGPGNVLTGLLTRIVPSARGLACGTTAEIEKLFNQLAA, encoded by the coding sequence GTGCTGCTGTTCCCCGGCCAGGGCTCGCAGAAGCCGGGGATGGGGAAGGATCTCGCCGATGCATTTCCCGGGGCGCGCCGCGTTTTCGAGGAAGTGGACGAGGCGATCGGCATGTCGCTGAGCACGTTGTGCTTCGAAGGACCGGCCGACGACCTGACCGCGACGCTCAACGCGCAGCCCGCGCTGCTCGCGCACGGAGCAGCGGTGTGGTCCATCGTGAAAGCGAGACTTGGCGCTTCCGTCCGTGCGGCCGCCGGCCACTCTCTCGGGGAGCATACTGCATATCACGCCGCAGGCTCGACAACGCTCGCCGATGCTGCGCGGCTGGTGAGACGCCGCGGGCAGTTGATGTACGAGACCGGAGTGACGCGTCCGGGCGCAATGGCCGCCGTTCTCGGCAAGCTCGACGACTCGATCGAATCGCTCTGCGAGCTCGCCACGCGGAGCGCCGGCCTCGTCGTGCCGGCAAATTACAACACCGCGGAGCAGATCGTGGTGTCGGGCGAGGTCGCCGGAGTAGAGAAGCTGATGGGGCTGGCAATGCTGAACGGAGCCAGGCGAGCAGTGCGGCTGCCGGTGAGCGGGGCATTCCATTCGCCGCTCATGGAGCCGGCGGTTGCCGGATTCAGCGAAGCCGTCGCGGCTACCGAGTTCGGCGAGCCGGCATTTCCGGTCTATTCGAACGTTACCGAGGAGCCTTCGTCATCGGCGGCCGACGCGCGCGACCTACTGGTACGCCAGCTCACGTCGCCAGTTCGCTGGACCGGTGAGATCACGCGCATGGCGGCATTGTATCCCGATGCGCTGTACGTTGAGATGGGGCCTGGCAACGTTCTCACCGGCCTCCTGACTCGCATCGTGCCGTCAGCGAGGGGCCTGGCTTGCGGGACGACCGCCGAAATCGAGAAACTCTTCAACCAGCTGGCGGCATGA
- the fabG gene encoding 3-oxoacyl-[acyl-carrier-protein] reductase, with protein sequence MNIDLTGKTAVVTGSTRGIGRAVATALAASGARVAVVGRDREKAAVVAAEIGKGAAAFACDVSDTASVATLISDVEKEFGGIDILVNNAGLTRDNLVMRLKDEDWDVVLNTNLRGAFAAIRAVSRGMMKKRSGRIINMASVVGLNGNKGQANYAASKAGLIALTKSVAKELGSRNILVNAIAPGFIETEMTAAMTPEARSALNGLIPLERLGRPEDVAAAVVFLASDHASYITGQVIVVDGGMVM encoded by the coding sequence ATGAACATAGACCTGACAGGAAAGACGGCCGTAGTCACCGGGAGCACGCGTGGAATCGGGCGTGCGGTTGCCACTGCGTTGGCGGCGAGCGGAGCGCGCGTCGCCGTAGTGGGACGCGATCGTGAAAAAGCCGCCGTCGTTGCCGCGGAGATTGGGAAAGGCGCCGCGGCGTTCGCGTGCGACGTCAGCGACACTGCATCCGTCGCCACGCTGATCTCGGACGTGGAGAAGGAATTCGGCGGCATTGACATCCTCGTCAACAACGCCGGTCTCACACGCGACAATCTGGTCATGCGGCTCAAGGACGAAGACTGGGACGTTGTCCTCAACACTAATCTTCGCGGCGCCTTCGCCGCTATTCGCGCCGTGTCGCGCGGCATGATGAAGAAGCGCTCAGGACGCATCATCAACATGGCGAGCGTTGTCGGGCTCAACGGCAACAAGGGGCAGGCAAACTACGCGGCGAGCAAGGCCGGTCTCATCGCGCTCACCAAGTCGGTCGCGAAGGAGCTCGGATCGCGGAACATCCTCGTCAACGCGATCGCTCCCGGGTTCATCGAGACCGAGATGACGGCGGCGATGACTCCCGAGGCGCGCAGCGCGCTCAACGGGCTGATTCCGCTCGAGCGCCTCGGCCGCCCGGAGGACGTTGCTGCGGCAGTAGTGTTCCTGGCTTCGGATCACGCGTCCTACATCACCGGCCAGGTGATCGTCGTGGACGGCGGCATGGTGATGTAA
- a CDS encoding acyl carrier protein yields MADNSEKVKDIIEKELGVEREKLTNEASFIEDLGADSLDIVELVMEFEKEFNIDIPDEDAEKLRTVGDALGYLNSKIPA; encoded by the coding sequence ATGGCCGATAACTCGGAGAAGGTTAAGGACATCATCGAGAAAGAGCTCGGAGTAGAGCGCGAGAAGCTCACCAACGAGGCGAGCTTCATCGAGGACCTGGGCGCCGACAGCCTTGATATCGTCGAGCTGGTCATGGAGTTCGAGAAGGAGTTCAACATCGACATCCCGGACGAGGACGCGGAAAAGCTCCGCACTGTCGGTGACGCTCTCGGCTATCTCAACAGCAAGATTCCCGCGTAA
- the fabF gene encoding beta-ketoacyl-ACP synthase II: MKRRVVVTGMGAVTPVGNDVATMWRSLIEGRSGAAPITHFDASTFDVRFACEVKGFDALQYMDKKEAKRADQFSQYAVAASKQAMDDAGFGDGTGYDPFNTGVIIGSGIGGLKIFEEQHDVYRQRGPSKISPFFIPMFISDIAAGIVSMQWGAKGPNYATVSACATSAHAIGDAYRTIQYGDADVMITGGAEATVTPMAVGGFSNMKALSERNDSPETASRPFDATRDGFVMGEGGAVLILEELEHARKRGANIYSEIVGYGATGDAYHLTAPAPQGEGAQRAMKRALKDACLTPADVQYINAHGTSTPANDLNESLAIKAVFGEHAAGVSVSSTKSATGHMLGAAGAVELVISTLAIKHGLIPPTINYQTPDPECDLDYTPNKAVGRDITAVLSNSFGFGGHNTTLAVQRYTD, from the coding sequence ATGAAGCGAAGGGTCGTCGTCACGGGGATGGGAGCCGTGACGCCTGTCGGCAACGACGTGGCGACGATGTGGCGCTCTCTCATCGAGGGGCGCTCGGGTGCCGCACCGATCACGCATTTCGACGCAAGCACCTTCGACGTCCGCTTTGCCTGCGAGGTGAAGGGATTCGATGCCCTTCAGTATATGGACAAGAAGGAAGCGAAGCGAGCCGATCAGTTCTCTCAGTACGCTGTCGCCGCCTCGAAGCAGGCGATGGACGATGCTGGATTCGGCGACGGGACCGGATACGACCCCTTCAACACCGGTGTCATCATCGGCAGCGGCATCGGCGGCCTCAAGATCTTCGAGGAGCAGCACGACGTCTACCGTCAGCGCGGCCCGAGCAAGATCTCTCCCTTCTTCATCCCGATGTTCATCTCCGACATTGCCGCCGGAATCGTGTCCATGCAATGGGGCGCGAAGGGTCCCAACTACGCGACGGTATCCGCGTGCGCAACGAGCGCTCACGCGATCGGTGATGCATACCGGACGATCCAGTACGGCGACGCCGACGTGATGATCACGGGCGGAGCGGAAGCGACAGTGACGCCGATGGCCGTGGGTGGATTCTCCAACATGAAGGCGCTATCCGAGCGGAACGATTCGCCGGAGACTGCGTCGCGGCCGTTCGATGCGACCCGCGATGGCTTCGTGATGGGTGAAGGCGGCGCTGTTCTGATCCTCGAGGAACTGGAGCACGCGCGGAAGCGCGGCGCGAACATCTACTCCGAGATCGTCGGGTATGGCGCGACCGGAGACGCGTATCACCTGACGGCTCCCGCGCCGCAGGGAGAAGGCGCTCAGCGGGCCATGAAGCGCGCGCTAAAGGATGCCTGCCTTACACCGGCCGACGTGCAGTACATCAACGCGCACGGCACGTCCACGCCAGCCAACGATCTCAACGAATCGCTCGCCATTAAGGCGGTGTTCGGCGAGCATGCGGCGGGCGTGAGCGTCAGCTCGACAAAATCGGCGACCGGACACATGCTCGGCGCGGCGGGAGCAGTCGAGCTGGTCATCAGTACGCTCGCGATCAAACACGGCCTCATCCCGCCGACGATCAACTATCAGACGCCGGACCCAGAGTGTGACCTCGACTACACGCCGAACAAGGCGGTAGGGAGGGACATCACGGCCGTGCTGAGCAACAGCTTCGGCTTCGGCGGCCACAACACGACGCTCGCGGTCCAGCGGTACACGGACTGA
- the ispF gene encoding 2-C-methyl-D-erythritol 2,4-cyclodiphosphate synthase, with protein MIRTGIGYDSHRFAAGGRMLLGGVEVASDMHLAAHSDGDAVAHAVTDAILGAAAVGDIGSMFPDTDSANKGRDSMEMLAAAVGRLRAIGFAVSNVDVTVVTEKPKIAQYRERMRESLATTLGVDAAAVGLKGKTNEGMGWIGRGEGLACMAVATIVSIDDAGAD; from the coding sequence ATGATTCGCACTGGCATCGGCTACGACTCTCACCGCTTCGCCGCGGGTGGTCGAATGCTGCTCGGCGGAGTCGAGGTCGCGAGCGATATGCACCTCGCCGCGCATTCCGACGGCGATGCCGTCGCGCACGCGGTCACCGACGCGATACTGGGCGCTGCCGCGGTCGGAGACATCGGAAGCATGTTCCCCGACACCGATTCCGCGAACAAGGGCCGCGATTCGATGGAGATGCTCGCGGCTGCGGTCGGCCGCCTTCGCGCAATCGGGTTCGCGGTATCCAATGTGGATGTCACGGTCGTCACCGAGAAGCCAAAGATCGCGCAGTACCGGGAGCGCATGCGGGAATCGCTCGCCACGACGCTTGGCGTTGACGCGGCCGCCGTGGGACTCAAGGGCAAGACGAATGAAGGGATGGGGTGGATCGGACGCGGCGAGGGCCTCGCTTGCATGGCGGTTGCAACGATCGTCTCGATTGACGACGCGGGTGCGGATTGA
- a CDS encoding DedA family protein has translation MNVEAVINWLSGLPIAALYLAIGVISAVENIFPPFPADAVVAFGSFLAARGKASPYTTFLVSWIGNLAGASLMYYVGRRYGSSAFMSRLERWAGKGAEQRLMALYGRFGLPALFISRFLPAVRAVVPPFAGAMRLPALPVALAVATASGIWFAFITFIAFRAGSNWDALHATIVRSGKIIGLSAVALVLIVAAIVYMRRNRTRT, from the coding sequence TTGAACGTAGAAGCGGTCATCAACTGGCTGAGCGGGCTCCCGATCGCGGCGCTCTACCTGGCCATCGGCGTGATCTCCGCCGTCGAGAACATCTTTCCGCCGTTTCCCGCGGACGCTGTCGTCGCATTCGGCAGCTTTCTCGCCGCGCGGGGCAAGGCGTCCCCGTACACGACGTTTCTCGTATCGTGGATCGGAAACCTCGCCGGAGCCTCGCTGATGTATTATGTCGGCCGCCGCTATGGGTCGAGCGCATTCATGTCGCGGCTGGAGCGGTGGGCAGGGAAGGGTGCGGAACAGAGACTCATGGCACTCTACGGAAGGTTCGGGCTTCCCGCGCTGTTCATCAGCAGATTTCTGCCGGCAGTGCGCGCGGTGGTGCCTCCCTTCGCCGGAGCGATGAGGCTGCCGGCGCTACCGGTCGCCCTCGCTGTCGCCACGGCATCAGGGATCTGGTTCGCGTTCATCACTTTCATCGCATTCCGGGCCGGATCCAACTGGGACGCGCTGCATGCGACGATCGTTCGCTCGGGCAAGATCATCGGACTCTCTGCCGTGGCGCTCGTGCTGATCGTCGCGGCGATCGTCTACATGCGACGAAACAGGACCCGGACATGA
- the xerD gene encoding site-specific tyrosine recombinase XerD, producing the protein MRALSVPDEISRPFQLERFQDYLSVEKGASPRTNEAYLRDVARFATFCVVKGAPSPAAASAKILREYVYQLKDLGLSPSSIRRNVSAVRSYFRFMVAEGELVRDPSERLEAPKRWRTLPEVLTVDEATKLLAAPSLDEPLVFRDRAMLELAYGAGLRVSEWISLSIKDVLMDEHLLRVFGKGSKERLVPIGRGAIGAVAIYLRELRPRLERGQGKGILFLNARGEPLSRMGAWKILRKYVQMAGITKPVSPHTLRHTFATHLLEGGADLRAVQEMLGHSDISTTQIYTHVDREYLRSVHRQFHPRA; encoded by the coding sequence GTGCGCGCACTGAGTGTCCCGGACGAGATATCGCGGCCTTTCCAGCTTGAGAGGTTCCAGGACTATCTGTCGGTGGAAAAAGGCGCGTCTCCCCGGACGAACGAAGCGTACCTGAGAGATGTCGCGCGCTTCGCGACGTTCTGCGTCGTCAAGGGCGCTCCGTCGCCCGCCGCCGCGAGCGCAAAGATTCTCAGGGAGTACGTCTATCAGCTCAAGGATCTCGGGCTCTCGCCGTCGTCCATCCGGCGAAATGTTTCCGCGGTGCGCAGCTATTTCCGGTTCATGGTCGCCGAAGGCGAACTCGTCCGCGATCCCAGCGAGAGGCTAGAAGCGCCGAAGCGCTGGAGAACACTTCCCGAAGTGCTGACGGTGGACGAGGCGACGAAGCTTCTTGCCGCTCCATCGCTCGACGAGCCACTCGTGTTCCGCGACCGCGCGATGCTGGAGCTCGCGTACGGAGCGGGCCTGCGCGTCTCGGAATGGATCTCGCTCTCCATAAAGGACGTTCTCATGGACGAGCACCTGCTGCGCGTCTTCGGCAAGGGATCGAAGGAGCGTCTGGTTCCGATTGGCAGAGGAGCGATAGGTGCCGTCGCGATCTATCTGCGCGAGCTCAGGCCCAGACTCGAGCGTGGACAGGGGAAGGGAATCCTCTTCCTCAACGCCCGCGGAGAGCCATTGTCGCGCATGGGGGCGTGGAAGATCCTCCGCAAGTATGTGCAGATGGCGGGAATCACCAAGCCGGTCTCTCCGCACACGCTCCGCCATACGTTCGCCACGCATCTGCTCGAGGGCGGCGCGGACCTGAGAGCCGTGCAGGAGATGCTCGGCCATTCA